A section of the Pseudomonas sp. FP453 genome encodes:
- the pdxA gene encoding 4-hydroxythreonine-4-phosphate dehydrogenase PdxA, producing MKPQRFAVTPGEPAGIGPDLCLLLASHPQPHPLIAITSRDLLLERAAQLGVAVSLLEVSPGNWPDLPAPAGSLYVWDTPLQAKVVAGQLDTANAAFVLQTLTRAGQGCIDGDFAGMITAPVHKGVINESGIAFSGHTEFLAELTHTEQVVMMLATRGLRVALVTTHLPLREIADAITVERVERVTRILHADLQQKFGIAQPRILVCGLNPHAGEGGHLGHEEIDIIEPTLERLRQEGMDLRGPLPADTLFTPKYLEHCDAVLAMYHDQGLPVLKYKGFGAAVNVTLGLPIIRTSVDHGTALDLAGSGKIDTGSLHVALETAYQMAETRI from the coding sequence GTGAAACCCCAGCGTTTCGCGGTAACACCCGGCGAGCCGGCCGGCATTGGTCCAGACCTGTGCCTGCTGCTCGCCTCGCACCCCCAGCCACACCCCCTGATTGCCATTACCAGCCGCGACCTGCTCCTTGAGCGGGCCGCGCAACTGGGCGTGGCGGTCAGTTTGCTGGAGGTGTCGCCCGGCAACTGGCCCGACCTGCCCGCCCCCGCCGGCAGCCTGTATGTGTGGGACACCCCACTGCAAGCCAAGGTGGTGGCCGGACAGCTGGACACCGCCAATGCCGCATTCGTCCTGCAAACACTGACCCGCGCCGGGCAAGGCTGCATCGACGGCGACTTCGCCGGCATGATCACCGCCCCGGTGCACAAAGGCGTGATCAATGAATCTGGCATCGCCTTTTCCGGCCATACCGAATTCCTCGCCGAACTGACCCACACCGAACAAGTCGTCATGATGCTGGCCACCCGTGGCCTGCGCGTCGCCCTGGTGACCACGCACCTGCCGCTGCGTGAGATAGCCGACGCCATTACCGTCGAGCGTGTGGAACGCGTTACGCGCATCCTGCACGCCGACCTGCAACAAAAATTCGGCATCGCCCAACCGCGCATCCTGGTCTGTGGGCTCAACCCCCACGCCGGTGAAGGCGGCCACCTGGGCCATGAAGAAATCGACATCATCGAACCCACCCTGGAGCGTCTGCGCCAAGAAGGCATGGACCTGCGCGGCCCATTGCCTGCGGACACTCTGTTTACCCCCAAATATCTGGAGCACTGCGACGCAGTGCTGGCGATGTACCATGACCAGGGGCTGCCTGTGCTGAAATACAAAGGCTTTGGCGCCGCAGTCAACGTGACACTGGGCCTGCCGATCATCCGCACCTCCGTCGACCATGGCACTGCCCTGGACCTGGCCGGCAGCGGCAAGATCGATACCGGCAGCCTGCACGTGGCCCTGGAAACCGCCTATCAGATGGCCGAGACCCGTATATGA
- the rsmA gene encoding 16S rRNA (adenine(1518)-N(6)/adenine(1519)-N(6))-dimethyltransferase RsmA: MTEHYQHRARKRFGQNFLHDAGVIDRILRSIHAKPEDRLLEIGPGQGALTQGLLASGGQLDVVELDKDLIPILNQQFADKPNFNLHQGDALKFDFNSLNAAPNSLRVVGNLPYNISTPLIFHLLNNAGIIRDMHFMLQKEVVERLAAGPGGGDWGRLSIMVQYHCRVEHLFNVGPGAFNPPPKVDSAIVRLVPHAVLPHPAKDHKLLERVVREAFNQRRKTLRNTLKALLSNAEIEAAGVDGSLRPEQLDLAAFVRLADQLAIQPAPAAD; encoded by the coding sequence ATGACCGAGCATTACCAACACCGGGCGCGCAAGCGCTTCGGGCAAAACTTCCTGCACGACGCGGGCGTGATCGACCGCATCCTGCGCTCCATCCATGCCAAGCCCGAAGACCGCCTGCTGGAAATCGGCCCCGGCCAGGGCGCGCTGACCCAAGGCCTGCTGGCCAGCGGTGGGCAACTGGACGTGGTGGAACTGGACAAGGACCTGATCCCGATCCTCAACCAGCAGTTCGCCGACAAGCCCAACTTCAACCTGCACCAGGGCGATGCGCTGAAGTTCGACTTCAACAGCCTCAATGCCGCGCCCAACAGCCTGCGGGTCGTGGGCAACCTGCCGTACAACATCTCCACGCCGCTGATCTTCCACCTGCTGAACAACGCCGGGATCATTCGCGACATGCACTTCATGCTGCAAAAAGAAGTGGTTGAGCGTTTGGCGGCAGGCCCTGGCGGTGGTGATTGGGGTCGCCTGTCGATCATGGTTCAGTACCACTGCCGCGTCGAACACCTGTTCAACGTCGGCCCGGGCGCATTCAACCCGCCGCCAAAGGTTGATTCGGCCATCGTGCGCCTGGTGCCGCACGCCGTGCTGCCGCATCCGGCCAAGGATCACAAGCTGCTGGAGCGCGTCGTACGCGAAGCCTTCAACCAGCGTCGCAAGACCCTGCGCAACACGCTCAAGGCTTTGCTGAGCAACGCTGAAATCGAAGCCGCCGGCGTCGATGGCAGCTTGCGCCCAGAGCAACTGGACCTGGCGGCGTTCGTGCGCCTGGCCGACCAGCTGGCCATCCAGCCTGCCCCTGCCGCGGACTAA
- the apaG gene encoding Co2+/Mg2+ efflux protein ApaG encodes MSDPRYQIDVSVVTRFLADQSQPEHNRFAFAYTITVKNNGLVPAKLLSRHWVITDGDGQVEEVRGAGVVGQQPLIDCGASHTYSSGTVMTSKVGTMQGSYQMKATDGQLFDAVIAPFRLAVPGALH; translated from the coding sequence ATGTCCGATCCTCGCTACCAGATCGACGTCAGCGTCGTCACCCGCTTCCTCGCGGACCAATCGCAACCCGAACACAACCGCTTCGCCTTTGCCTACACCATCACGGTGAAAAACAACGGGCTGGTGCCGGCCAAGCTGCTGTCGCGCCACTGGGTGATCACCGACGGCGACGGCCAGGTCGAGGAAGTGCGCGGCGCAGGCGTGGTTGGCCAGCAGCCGTTGATTGATTGCGGAGCCAGCCACACCTATAGCAGCGGCACGGTGATGACCTCCAAGGTCGGCACCATGCAAGGCTCGTATCAGATGAAAGCCACCGATGGCCAGTTGTTCGATGCCGTTATCGCGCCCTTCCGCCTCGCCGTGCCGGGAGCCCTGCACTGA
- a CDS encoding symmetrical bis(5'-nucleosyl)-tetraphosphatase has protein sequence MATYAVGDLQGCLEPLKCLLERVSFDPTRDRLWLVGDLVNRGPQSLETLRYLYSLRDSLVCVLGNHDLHLLAAGKNIERLKKGDTLREILEAPDSADLLDWLRRQKIMHYDEARNMALVHAGIPPQWTLKKALKCAAEVESVLTDDNLYTTYLDGMYGNEPVKWDNDLKGVTRLRVITNYFTRMRFCTAEGKLDLKSKEGADTALPGYKPWFAHKDRKTRDTQIIFGHWAALEGKCNEPGVFALDTGCVWGGAMTLMNIDTGERHSCQCEAPLSVTLPAAKP, from the coding sequence ATGGCGACGTACGCGGTCGGCGACCTGCAAGGCTGCCTGGAACCCCTCAAGTGCCTGCTTGAACGTGTGTCCTTCGATCCAACCCGCGACCGCCTGTGGCTGGTCGGTGATCTGGTCAACCGCGGCCCGCAATCCCTCGAAACCTTGCGCTACTTATATAGCCTGCGCGATTCCCTCGTATGCGTCCTGGGCAATCACGACCTGCACCTGCTGGCCGCCGGCAAGAACATCGAGCGCCTGAAAAAGGGCGACACCCTGCGGGAAATCCTCGAAGCGCCGGACAGCGCCGACTTGCTCGACTGGCTGCGCCGCCAGAAGATCATGCACTACGACGAGGCCCGCAACATGGCCCTGGTGCATGCGGGCATCCCGCCGCAGTGGACGCTGAAGAAAGCCCTCAAGTGCGCCGCCGAAGTCGAAAGCGTATTGACTGATGACAACCTGTACACCACCTACCTCGACGGCATGTACGGCAACGAGCCAGTGAAGTGGGACAACGACCTCAAGGGCGTCACGCGCCTGCGGGTCATCACCAACTACTTCACCCGCATGCGTTTCTGCACCGCCGAAGGCAAGCTGGACCTCAAGAGCAAGGAAGGCGCCGATACCGCACTGCCCGGCTACAAACCCTGGTTCGCCCACAAAGACCGCAAGACCCGTGACACGCAGATCATCTTTGGCCACTGGGCCGCCCTTGAAGGCAAGTGCAACGAACCCGGCGTGTTCGCCCTCGACACCGGTTGCGTGTGGGGCGGCGCCATGACCCTGATGAACATCGACACTGGCGAGCGCCACAGTTGCCAGTGCGAAGCCCCCCTTTCCGTTACCCTGCCGGCCGCCAAGCCCTAG
- the glpE gene encoding thiosulfate sulfurtransferase GlpE, producing MSEFKRISPEQAQALREKGAVVVDIRDQPTYVAAHISGAQHLDNVNIADFIRAADLDAPVIVACYHGNSSQSAAAYLISQGFSDVYSLDGGFELWRTTFPAEIASGDSQ from the coding sequence ATGAGCGAATTCAAACGCATCTCCCCCGAACAAGCCCAGGCCCTGCGCGAGAAAGGCGCAGTGGTCGTCGACATCCGTGATCAGCCTACCTACGTGGCGGCTCACATCAGCGGCGCCCAACACCTGGACAACGTCAACATCGCCGACTTCATCCGCGCAGCCGACCTCGATGCGCCGGTGATCGTGGCCTGCTACCACGGCAATTCCAGCCAGAGCGCAGCCGCCTACCTCATCAGTCAGGGCTTCTCCGACGTCTACAGCCTCGACGGTGGCTTTGAGCTGTGGCGTACGACCTTTCCTGCGGAAATTGCCTCGGGCGATTCGCAATAA
- a CDS encoding YeaH/YhbH family protein — protein sequence MSYVIDRRLNGKNKSTVNRQRFLRRYRDHIKKAVEEAVSRRSITDMEHGEQISIPGRDIDEPVLHHGRGGKQTVVHPGNKEFTTGEHIQRPQGGGGGKGPGKAGNSGEGMDEFVFQITQEEFLEFMFEDLELPNLVKRNLTGTDTFKTVRAGISNEGNPSRINIIRTLRSAHARRIALSGSSRAKLKEAKEELARLKREEPDNFGDIQDIEAEIEKLSARIHRVPFLDTFDLKYNLLVKQPNPSSKAVMFCLMDVSGSMTQATKDIAKRFFILLYLFLKRNYDKIDVVFIRHHTSAREVDEEEFFYSRETGGTIVSSALKLMQEIMAERYPANEWNIYAAQASDGDNWNDDSPICRDILINQIMPFVQYYTYVEITPREHQALWFEYERIGEAFADTFAQQQLVSAGDIYPVFRELFQRRLVT from the coding sequence ATGAGCTATGTGATCGACCGACGCCTCAATGGCAAGAACAAGAGCACGGTAAACCGCCAGCGCTTCCTTCGGCGTTACCGTGACCACATCAAAAAGGCCGTGGAAGAGGCCGTCAGCCGCCGCTCCATTACCGACATGGAGCATGGCGAACAGATCAGTATTCCCGGACGAGACATCGACGAACCGGTGCTGCACCACGGTCGGGGCGGCAAACAGACGGTGGTGCACCCGGGCAACAAGGAATTCACCACCGGCGAGCATATCCAGCGCCCCCAAGGCGGTGGCGGCGGCAAAGGCCCGGGCAAGGCCGGCAATTCCGGCGAGGGCATGGATGAGTTCGTGTTCCAGATCACCCAGGAGGAATTCCTCGAATTCATGTTCGAGGACCTGGAGCTGCCCAACCTGGTCAAGCGCAACCTCACCGGCACCGACACCTTCAAGACCGTGCGCGCGGGGATCAGCAACGAGGGCAACCCGTCGCGCATCAACATCATCCGCACCCTGCGCTCGGCCCATGCGCGGCGTATCGCCCTGTCTGGCAGCAGCCGCGCGAAACTGAAGGAAGCCAAGGAAGAACTGGCCCGCCTGAAACGTGAGGAGCCAGACAACTTCGGCGATATCCAGGACATCGAGGCGGAAATCGAGAAACTCAGCGCGCGCATCCACCGCGTGCCGTTCCTCGACACCTTCGACCTGAAGTACAACCTGCTGGTCAAGCAGCCCAACCCTAGCTCCAAGGCGGTGATGTTCTGCCTGATGGACGTGTCCGGTTCCATGACCCAGGCCACCAAGGACATTGCCAAGCGTTTCTTTATCCTGCTGTACCTGTTCCTGAAGCGGAACTACGACAAGATCGACGTGGTATTCATCCGCCATCACACCAGCGCCCGGGAAGTGGACGAAGAGGAGTTCTTCTACTCACGGGAAACCGGCGGCACCATTGTCTCCAGCGCGCTGAAACTGATGCAGGAGATCATGGCCGAACGCTACCCGGCCAACGAGTGGAACATCTACGCCGCCCAGGCCTCGGACGGTGACAACTGGAATGACGACTCGCCGATCTGCCGCGACATCCTGATCAACCAGATCATGCCGTTTGTGCAGTACTACACTTACGTTGAAATCACCCCCCGTGAGCACCAGGCCCTGTGGTTCGAATACGAGCGCATCGGCGAAGCCTTTGCCGACACGTTCGCCCAGCAGCAACTGGTCTCGGCCGGCGATATCTACCCGGTCTTCCGTGAACTCTTCCAGCGCAGGTTAGTGACATGA
- a CDS encoding SpoVR family protein yields the protein MTAKKEQRRQPISTGSEWTFELIQAYDREISRIAAGYALDTYPNQIEVITAEQMMDAYASVGMPLGYHHWSYGKHFLSTEKSYSRGQMGLAYEIVINSDPCIAYLMEENTICMQALVVAHACYGHNSFFKGNYLFRTWTDASSIIDYLVFAKQYIMQCEERHGIDAVEDLLDSCHALMNYGVDRYKRPYPISAEEERLRQKEREEHLQKQINDLWRTIPKKTGKNSDKDNARFPAEPQENILYFLEKHAPLLEPWQREIVRIVRKIAQYFYPQRQTQVMNEGWATFWHYTLMNDLYDEGLVTDGFMMEFLTSHTSVVFQPGFDSPYYSGINPYALGFAMYRDIRRMCEHPTEEDRRWFPEIAGTDWLSTIKFAMSSFKDESFILQYLSPQVIRDLKLFSILDDDLKDDLVVPAIHDEPGYRTIRETLAAQYNLGNREPNVQIYSIDVRGDRSLTLRHQQHDRKPLGESTEEVLKHLHRLWGFDIHLETLQGDQVMKTHHVPPRSDHNDNDYGRLDLAVVHL from the coding sequence ATGACCGCCAAAAAAGAGCAAAGACGCCAACCGATTTCCACGGGTTCCGAGTGGACCTTTGAACTGATCCAGGCCTACGACCGGGAAATCAGCCGCATCGCGGCGGGTTATGCCCTGGACACCTACCCCAACCAGATCGAAGTGATCACCGCCGAGCAGATGATGGATGCCTACGCCTCAGTCGGCATGCCCTTGGGCTATCACCATTGGTCCTACGGCAAACACTTCCTTAGTACCGAAAAGTCCTACAGTCGCGGGCAGATGGGCCTGGCCTACGAGATTGTGATCAACTCGGATCCGTGCATCGCCTACCTCATGGAAGAAAACACCATCTGCATGCAGGCGCTGGTGGTGGCCCATGCCTGCTACGGGCACAACAGCTTCTTCAAGGGCAACTACCTGTTCCGCACCTGGACCGACGCCAGTTCGATCATCGACTACCTGGTGTTCGCCAAGCAGTACATCATGCAATGCGAGGAACGCCACGGCATCGACGCCGTGGAGGACCTGCTCGACTCCTGCCATGCGCTGATGAACTACGGCGTGGACCGCTACAAACGCCCGTACCCGATTTCTGCCGAGGAAGAACGCCTGCGCCAGAAGGAACGCGAGGAGCACCTGCAGAAACAGATCAACGACCTGTGGCGCACCATTCCGAAAAAAACCGGCAAGAACAGCGACAAGGACAATGCACGCTTCCCCGCCGAACCTCAGGAAAACATCCTGTATTTCCTGGAAAAACACGCGCCGTTGCTGGAGCCGTGGCAACGGGAAATCGTGCGTATCGTGCGCAAGATCGCCCAGTACTTTTATCCACAGCGCCAGACCCAGGTGATGAACGAAGGCTGGGCGACGTTCTGGCACTACACGCTGATGAACGACCTGTACGACGAAGGCCTGGTCACCGACGGCTTCATGATGGAGTTCCTCACTTCCCACACCAGCGTGGTATTCCAGCCTGGCTTCGACAGCCCGTATTACAGCGGCATCAACCCCTACGCCCTGGGTTTTGCCATGTACCGTGATATCCGGCGCATGTGTGAGCACCCCACCGAAGAAGACCGCCGCTGGTTTCCGGAAATCGCCGGTACCGACTGGCTGTCCACGATCAAGTTCGCCATGAGCAGCTTCAAGGATGAGAGCTTCATCCTGCAATATTTGTCACCCCAGGTGATTCGCGACCTCAAGCTGTTCAGCATCCTCGATGACGACCTCAAGGACGACCTGGTGGTGCCTGCCATCCATGACGAGCCCGGCTACCGCACCATCCGTGAAACCCTGGCGGCGCAATACAACCTGGGCAACCGCGAGCCCAACGTGCAGATCTACAGCATCGACGTGCGCGGCGACCGCTCGCTGACCCTGCGTCACCAGCAACACGACCGCAAACCCCTGGGCGAATCCACCGAGGAAGTGCTCAAGCACCTGCATCGGCTTTGGGGCTTCGACATCCACCTGGAAACCCTGCAGGGCGATCAGGTGATGAAAACCCACCATGTGCCACCGCGCAGCGATCACAACGACAACGACTACGGCCGCCTGGACCTGGCCGTCGTGCATCTCTGA
- a CDS encoding multifunctional CCA addition/repair protein, with protein sequence MKIYKVGGAVRDRLLGIPVTDIDRVVVGATAEEMLALGYKPVGADFPVFLDPKNGDEYALARTERKSGRGYGGFVFHASPDVTLEEDLIRRDLTINAMAEDDDGNVTDPYGGQRDLEARILRHVSPAFAEDPLRVLRVARFAARYAHLGFTVAPPTLELMRQLSESGELEALTPERSWKEISRALMEDQPQVFIQVLRDCDALKTLMPEVDALFGVPQPAAHHPEIDTGVHTLSVLEQAALHKQPLTVRWACLLHDLGKGLTPVDKLPQHIAHEHTGLKLVKAVNERFKVPRDCQELALLVCQYHTHGHRALELKPSTLLELLQSFDVYRRPQRFEEFVVACEMDARGRKGFEQRSYPQAEYLRGAAKAAREVAVAPLLEQGFKGPELGEALKRERLKALKAYKEQHTL encoded by the coding sequence ATGAAAATCTACAAAGTCGGCGGCGCGGTACGCGATCGCCTGCTGGGCATCCCGGTCACCGACATCGACCGTGTCGTCGTCGGTGCAACGGCCGAAGAGATGCTTGCCTTGGGCTATAAGCCGGTAGGCGCGGACTTCCCGGTGTTCCTCGACCCCAAAAACGGCGACGAGTACGCCCTCGCCCGCACCGAACGCAAGAGCGGCCGGGGTTACGGCGGCTTTGTGTTCCACGCCAGCCCCGACGTCACACTGGAAGAAGACCTGATCCGCCGCGACCTGACTATCAATGCCATGGCAGAAGACGACGATGGCAATGTGACGGATCCGTACGGCGGCCAGCGTGATCTCGAAGCGCGTATTCTGCGTCACGTTTCCCCCGCTTTCGCCGAAGATCCACTGCGAGTCCTGCGTGTTGCCCGCTTCGCTGCACGCTACGCCCATCTGGGTTTCACCGTAGCACCGCCAACCCTGGAACTGATGCGCCAACTCAGCGAGTCAGGCGAACTGGAAGCCCTGACCCCGGAGCGCAGCTGGAAAGAAATTTCCCGCGCACTGATGGAAGATCAGCCCCAGGTATTCATCCAGGTCCTACGGGATTGCGATGCACTGAAAACCCTGATGCCGGAAGTGGATGCGCTCTTCGGTGTGCCCCAACCTGCGGCCCACCACCCCGAGATCGACACCGGCGTGCATACCTTGAGCGTGCTGGAACAGGCCGCCTTGCACAAACAGCCGCTGACCGTGCGCTGGGCCTGCTTGCTGCATGACCTGGGCAAAGGCCTGACACCTGTGGATAAGTTGCCGCAGCATATTGCCCACGAACACACCGGCCTTAAGCTGGTCAAGGCAGTCAACGAACGCTTCAAGGTACCGAGGGATTGCCAGGAACTGGCGCTGCTGGTTTGCCAATACCACACCCACGGCCACCGCGCCCTGGAGCTGAAGCCCTCGACATTGCTGGAGTTGTTGCAGAGTTTTGACGTGTACCGTCGCCCGCAGCGCTTTGAAGAGTTTGTGGTCGCCTGTGAAATGGACGCCCGTGGCCGCAAGGGTTTCGAACAGCGCAGTTATCCACAGGCGGAGTATTTGCGCGGCGCAGCCAAGGCTGCGCGCGAAGTGGCGGTGGCGCCACTGCTGGAACAAGGCTTCAAGGGCCCGGAACTGGGCGAAGCGCTCAAGCGTGAACGGCTCAAGGCGCTGAAAGCCTACAAAGAGCAACACACCCTGTAG
- the folK gene encoding 2-amino-4-hydroxy-6-hydroxymethyldihydropteridine diphosphokinase yields MSLTQVYLGLGSNIERETHLRAGLDALASFLTDIRCSAVFESQPVGIKSGPFFNLVVSAYTDLPLMELDRRLKFIEADNGRYAPDRKGLPLDIDVLLYGDLVGNFDGLILPRAEILKNAFVLWPLSLMAPQRVHPEVGKTLAELWRDAQIDQVLAPVGFEWQGQQLTPDELL; encoded by the coding sequence ATGTCGCTAACTCAGGTTTACCTTGGCCTTGGCAGCAATATCGAGCGCGAGACCCATCTGCGCGCAGGCCTTGACGCGCTGGCGAGTTTTTTGACGGATATCCGCTGCTCGGCGGTGTTCGAAAGCCAGCCGGTGGGGATCAAGAGTGGTCCGTTCTTCAATCTGGTGGTGTCGGCCTATACCGACCTGCCGCTGATGGAACTGGATCGCCGGTTGAAATTCATCGAGGCCGACAATGGCCGTTACGCGCCGGATCGCAAGGGCCTGCCGCTGGACATCGACGTGCTGTTGTACGGTGATCTGGTGGGCAATTTCGATGGCTTGATCCTGCCGCGCGCAGAAATCCTCAAGAACGCTTTCGTGCTGTGGCCGCTGTCGTTGATGGCGCCGCAGCGTGTGCACCCCGAGGTGGGCAAGACACTGGCCGAGCTGTGGCGCGATGCGCAGATCGACCAGGTGCTGGCGCCTGTGGGGTTTGAATGGCAGGGCCAGCAGCTCACACCTGATGAGCTTCTGTAG
- the folB gene encoding dihydroneopterin aldolase — protein sequence MDRVFIEGLEVDTVIGAYDWERGIRQCLRLDLSFAWDNRPAAAGDDLTLALDYASVSARIQAFAEQSQYQLVETFAERLAEVLMSEFQIPWLHLKLTKPGAVPAAKGVGVEIERGCR from the coding sequence TTGGACAGAGTGTTTATCGAAGGCCTGGAAGTTGACACCGTGATCGGGGCCTACGACTGGGAGCGCGGAATCCGCCAATGCCTGCGCCTGGACCTGAGCTTCGCCTGGGACAACCGCCCGGCTGCGGCCGGTGACGACCTGACCCTGGCCTTGGACTACGCCAGCGTGTCCGCACGTATCCAGGCGTTTGCCGAGCAATCTCAATATCAGCTGGTGGAAACCTTCGCCGAGCGCTTGGCCGAAGTGTTGATGAGTGAGTTCCAGATTCCCTGGCTGCACCTCAAGTTGACCAAGCCCGGGGCTGTGCCGGCCGCGAAGGGCGTGGGCGTGGAGATCGAGCGCGGATGTCGCTAA
- the plsY gene encoding glycerol-3-phosphate 1-O-acyltransferase PlsY — protein sequence MFWSLAILAYLLGSLSFAILLSRLTGNPDPRMSGSGNAGATNMLRLAGKKLAVLTLLGDLCKGLLPVLIASLAGLTLQQQAWIGVCAVLGHLFPLYFRFRGGKGVATAAGMLLGIYPPAALLAVIAWLLTFYLTRTSSLAALIATPLTLPLLAWQEPAALLPMSVLTLLIVWRHRGNLRDLFAGRERHF from the coding sequence ATGTTTTGGTCACTGGCGATTCTCGCCTACCTGCTCGGCTCGCTGTCCTTCGCCATTTTGCTCAGCCGCCTGACGGGAAATCCCGACCCGCGAATGAGTGGCTCAGGCAATGCCGGCGCCACCAATATGTTGCGCCTGGCCGGCAAGAAGCTCGCCGTGCTGACGTTGCTGGGCGACCTGTGCAAGGGCCTGTTGCCCGTGCTGATCGCCAGCCTCGCCGGCCTTACCCTGCAACAGCAGGCGTGGATCGGCGTGTGTGCCGTCCTCGGCCATCTGTTTCCCCTGTACTTCCGCTTTCGCGGCGGCAAGGGTGTGGCCACGGCGGCCGGCATGCTGCTGGGGATCTACCCACCGGCGGCCTTGCTGGCCGTTATCGCCTGGCTGCTGACGTTCTACCTGACCCGCACCAGCTCGCTCGCCGCGCTGATCGCCACCCCGCTGACCCTGCCGTTGCTGGCCTGGCAGGAACCGGCGGCGCTGTTGCCGATGAGCGTACTGACACTGCTGATCGTCTGGCGCCACCGCGGCAATCTACGCGACCTGTTTGCCGGGCGCGAACGGCATTTTTAA
- the tsaD gene encoding tRNA (adenosine(37)-N6)-threonylcarbamoyltransferase complex transferase subunit TsaD has translation MLVLGLETSCDETGVALYDSERGLLADALFSQIDLHRAYGGVVPELASRDHVKRMLPLIRQVLDEAGCVPTEIDAIAYTAGPGLVGALLVGASCAQALAFAWGIPALGVHHMEGHLLAPMLEKTPPEFPFVALLVSGGHTQLVQVDGIGQYTLLGESLDDAAGEAFDKTAKMMGLNYPGGPEIARLAEKGVAGRYTFPRPMCDRPGLMFSFSGLKTSALNTWQHSVSAGDDSEQARCDIALAFQQAVVETLTIKCKRALKQAGMKRLVIAGGVSANKALRTSLEKMLGDMKGDVFYARPEFCTDNGAMIAYAGCQRLQAGQHESLAISVQARWPMEQLSPL, from the coding sequence ATGCTAGTACTGGGACTTGAAACCTCCTGCGACGAAACCGGTGTCGCACTTTACGACAGTGAACGCGGGCTTTTGGCCGATGCACTGTTCAGTCAGATCGACCTGCACCGTGCCTATGGCGGCGTGGTGCCGGAGCTTGCCAGCCGCGATCACGTCAAGCGCATGCTGCCGTTGATTCGCCAGGTGCTGGACGAGGCCGGCTGCGTGCCGACCGAGATCGACGCGATTGCCTACACCGCAGGCCCCGGATTGGTCGGAGCCCTGCTGGTTGGGGCTTCTTGCGCCCAGGCGCTGGCGTTTGCCTGGGGCATTCCGGCCCTCGGCGTGCACCACATGGAAGGCCATTTACTGGCACCGATGCTGGAAAAAACACCGCCCGAGTTCCCGTTCGTCGCTTTGTTGGTTTCCGGCGGCCACACGCAGCTGGTTCAGGTGGACGGCATCGGCCAATACACCCTGCTGGGCGAATCCCTGGATGACGCTGCCGGCGAAGCCTTCGACAAGACCGCGAAGATGATGGGCCTCAATTATCCAGGTGGCCCGGAAATCGCCCGTCTCGCCGAAAAAGGCGTGGCCGGCCGCTACACCTTCCCGCGACCGATGTGTGATCGCCCGGGCCTGATGTTCAGCTTCAGCGGCCTGAAAACCTCTGCGCTGAATACCTGGCAGCACAGCGTCAGCGCCGGGGACGACAGTGAGCAAGCCCGTTGCGACATCGCGCTGGCGTTCCAGCAGGCCGTGGTGGAGACTTTGACCATCAAGTGCAAGCGCGCCCTCAAGCAGGCCGGCATGAAGCGCCTGGTGATCGCTGGCGGCGTGAGCGCCAACAAGGCCTTGCGCACGTCGTTGGAAAAAATGCTCGGCGACATGAAAGGGGACGTGTTCTACGCACGCCCCGAGTTCTGCACCGATAACGGCGCGATGATCGCCTATGCCGGCTGCCAGCGCTTGCAGGCCGGCCAGCATGAGAGCCTGGCGATCAGCGTGCAGGCGCGCTGGCCGATGGAGCAGTTGTCACCGCTGTAG
- the rpsU gene encoding 30S ribosomal protein S21 encodes MPAVKVKENEPFDVALRRFKRSCEKAGVLAEVRSREFYEKPTSERKRKAAAAVKRHAKKVQREQRRAVRLY; translated from the coding sequence ATGCCAGCCGTCAAAGTTAAAGAGAACGAACCCTTCGACGTAGCTCTGCGTCGTTTCAAGCGCTCCTGCGAAAAAGCCGGTGTACTGGCTGAAGTTCGTAGCCGCGAATTTTACGAGAAGCCAACTTCTGAGCGTAAGCGCAAAGCAGCAGCCGCTGTTAAGCGTCACGCTAAGAAAGTTCAGCGCGAACAGCGCCGCGCCGTTCGTCTGTACTAA